CTTTGCCACCCACTAGAGATGTTGTTGTTAATGGTATGGTTGTCAAGGTCAAATACTGCCATACATGCATGCTCTATCGTCCGCCCCGATGTTCTCATTGCTCTATATGTAATAACTGTGTTGAGCGTTTCGATCATCATTGTCCATGGGTCGGGCAGTGTATCGGCAAGGTACCATCTCGTTTGAATAAGCTGGAGTTTGAACAGATGAATGTAAACTGTTTatgcaatttcatttttatattatctacTGTGCCTGTTTTCTCTATTTCACTAATGTCACtgcattataattttatttggccATAATTTTGGGCTAAATTGGTCTATTAGGATATTGTGATAGAATGTCCACAATTTGAAGTAATAATGGTATAATGagtgttctttttatttttcgctGTGTTCTCTAGGTACCTAAATAactttgttgaaatttttgtaCCTGCCATGTCTCGTGAAGTGGAGAGTCGCCCATATTTTTGGCTGCAAATTTAATTGATCTAGCTGTCCATAGATGCTTACCTGTGCCATGGACCATAGAGCAATTAGTCCTAACTCAGAGTCATTAGTCTTTTCTTCAAACTATCTTATTTGTTGTAAATTGGAACTTCTGTATACGGGCCAAGGAATAATAAGCAATTTTCAGATGAAACAAAAAGCTTTCTCTGGTGCCATTTTGCCTTGAGGTTATTTATGTATTATAAACCGGTTTTCTGTCATTGTtctccaattaattttctttactaGTATATTTACAAACTTATCAATGTTTAATGCTTGAGTATGAAAATACATGCATCCAGTAGGTTACATGTTTAtatcttcatttttgtttgGATGTTTTGCATAGACCTCAACCTCTTGAGCAATTGCATTGCTCAAATTCCCAGATAtgcttgaattgtctattccATTGCTGTCGCTTAGTGATATTTTCTGCATTCCTTGGATGGATAAGGTTGATAagaatattttcatatatataattagcCCCGGTTAGCCATCTTGTTTGATGGTCTCCTGAGAGACTgcagaattttaattttctctagGGGTTGATTTCTTTGTTGTAGGACATTCCGGTAATCATTTGGATAAAcagtacttctgaaattttggCATAAGTTGATAAcaaaaagttggaaaaaaaaaaaattacagctgtctgtttatgaaattgataTGTGATTATAGTCATCTTCAGTAGAACAAGCTGAAGACTATTCCATctgaaaatatacatgtcaAAATGACTGTCTTATTCTTGACAAATTAGATCAGTTTAGTTGTTAATTAGCTTCTGCCATATTCTATTATTTCTCTTTAGGTGCTGCATgatctctttctctctttgttGGGTCCTCACAGAAATTATTTGAAGCAGCTTTCTTTGGCTGGCCACCCTTGTTCAAATCTTGAGGGAAGTAGGGGgctaaaacaataatttggGCTCCCCCTgcccacaaaaaaaataataaataaataaataaatacatagaTAAAAAATGGTGActtatatttctaaattttcattgGCGATAATTGGaattaatgtattaataatttccttatataaagaataaaaaatttgctcTGTGTTTTTTTTCATGTTCGTTTTGAATTTCATGCATTTCATCCCTCTATTTAGCTATCAGGCAAAGTAAcagaaattttgattattttctcaCTATTCATTGCTGGTTGCTCATATATAATGTCCTAACTTAAAAACGGTATCTTGACAGAGAAATTACAGATTCTTTTTCATGTTTGTGTCCTCCACGACCCTGCTATGCATCTACGTTTTTTCCTTCTGCTGGGTAAACATCATTAAGATAATGCAAAAGTACCATTGTGATCTTTGGAAGGCTTTCATGAAGTCCCCTGTTTCAGGAATTCTGATTTTATATACGTTCGTGACTGTTTGGTTCGTTGGAGGACTAACGGCTTTCCatctctatttaattttaaccaaTCAGGTACTTATCTTTACTTTATACCTGTTTATTATGTCTATATTTTTcctctatttaaaatttattttttgcacaGACAACCTATGAGAATTTCCGTTATCGGTACCACAGAAAGATGAATCCTTACAATCGTGGTTGTGGCCGAAATTTTGTGGAGATATTCTTTTCAAAGATTCCCAGTTCTAGGAACAACTTCAGAGCAAAGGTCAAGGTAGATTCATCTTCCATCTTCGCTACTCCAATGTCATTTGTCCATTCCAGGAGGCCAGAAGTACCCAAAAGAAGCTTTGACATAGAGATGGGAAAGCGGCAAGCTGTTGCTGCTGAGGACTTTGATGATATTCAGAGTCAGCTCGGCAGTGTTGGTGGGTTGGAGAGGTCTGCGACCCAGCCAAGGCGCACAAATTGGGATCACAAGGCCAATTGGCAGAACACGCCAGATACACATATGTTGGCTGCTGAATATGGAATAGAACATGGTTTAACAGACAGGGAGAAACATTGTGGGGATCACTGAAGTTTGGTTTAGTGCCCAAATTTATAGCAGGCTGATCTCAACCTAGACGAAATTTCAGAACCTTGCTGATCAGAACTGATAGTCTGATACTCACATTTTGCAGTCTGGGAAATCCATGGTGTGATCAGAAAGGTGACTTGATGATTTATCTAACTCTCAAAGCAAGAAATTCTCTGGTTTTGTTCAAGCAATACGCGTCTATCCTCAACTGCTTTTGTGGATACTTGGGGTTCAGCCTTGTGcaattgcttatttattttctttttttttggtggtggGGGGGATTACATTGGGTTGTTGATAAACCACTTAATTATTTGCTGAGTGCTCGATGTCTGCAGGATGTCTGCAGGAAAACTGAACGCCTCTAATACTGAAAGTCTGATTGAATCATTGACAGTAGGCATTTCATTCAAGAATGCCTCCTTTTTCCTCtctttcaaattcttcattGTTGCCTTCCTCTGGAGAAGGTTTGTGCTGCTTGTTGTAGACAATCCATAGTTAACTCTCAAACTGTCAATTTGTAGCATTCTGTTTGTATAGATAATTTCCTCTagtgtttttcaattttttttcctctcttaaTTGctattaactattttttattagaaagtaaatttgattttgttacgAGTCAGGACCATTGTTTTTTTGTCATAAGCAAgtactttcattttatataatGGAAGTAGGTAGTTAAAAATCATCCAACATTTTGCAGCTAACACATGAATGAAAGTATGAAACTGTACACTTTTCCGAATTCTCCCACTGAGAATGCAAATTGTGCTACTCATTTGAATATCCTAAATCGACAACAGTGCCACCTAAACTTCTTTTCTTCCCATAATTAGAATGCCCAGACCCAACTGGTTGTTCCACTTCCGCCCACAGGAAATCAGCTGTCATTTTTTCAGATCCTCCCATGTGAACTTGTACCAAAGCAGAAGCTGCATTTCCATTTTTTGATTGCAACAACTGAGGTGGCTCGAACATTGCAGCAGTTTAAGAAACACTGCAACTCTCTCTTTGATCGCCTGGCTCCAGGTTTTTGTCAACATATAAACCATTACTACTACCCTGCCGGAGAAACCCTGATGAAGTTATGCTGCTACTCGAGAAAACAGTAAATCCTTTTGAGGATTATCGGAGCAGTAGTATTGTCACTCATCATGGTTCCCATTTCTGCAGCTTTTTGTAACAATGCTGTTGAGGACGTGAAGCTGGAGCCAATTGCCATGGCACAGGCATT
This window of the Citrus sinensis cultivar Valencia sweet orange chromosome 8, DVS_A1.0, whole genome shotgun sequence genome carries:
- the LOC102628079 gene encoding probable protein S-acyltransferase 7 isoform X2, translating into MYANPRPPQLSHSNRRIIDSNSETLRLYQVWKGTNVIFLLLLTSGRDPGIIPRNLHPPELEDDGSTISTDWLGSQNGGGGPTLPPTRDVVVNGMVVKVKYCHTCMLYRPPRCSHCSICNNCVERFDHHCPWVGQCIGKRNYRFFFMFVSSTTLLCIYVFSFCWVNIIKIMQKYHCDLWKAFMKSPVSGILILYTFVTVWFVGGLTAFHLYLILTNQTTYENFRYRYHRKMNPYNRGCGRNFVEIFFSKIPSSRNNFRAKVKVDSSSIFATPMSFVHSRRPEVPKRSFDIEMGKRQAVAAEDFDDIQSQLGSVGGLERSATQPRRTNWDHKANWQNTPDTHMLAAEYGIEHGLTDREKHCGDH
- the LOC102628079 gene encoding probable protein S-acyltransferase 7 isoform X1 — protein: MYANPRPPQLSHSNRRIIDSNSETLRLYQVWKGTNRFCCGGRLIFGPDVRSIFLTLFLIVTPVILFCVFVSQTLIDEFQHNRGNLILAICVVFTLYVIFLLLLTSGRDPGIIPRNLHPPELEDDGSTISTDWLGSQNGGGGPTLPPTRDVVVNGMVVKVKYCHTCMLYRPPRCSHCSICNNCVERFDHHCPWVGQCIGKRNYRFFFMFVSSTTLLCIYVFSFCWVNIIKIMQKYHCDLWKAFMKSPVSGILILYTFVTVWFVGGLTAFHLYLILTNQTTYENFRYRYHRKMNPYNRGCGRNFVEIFFSKIPSSRNNFRAKVKVDSSSIFATPMSFVHSRRPEVPKRSFDIEMGKRQAVAAEDFDDIQSQLGSVGGLERSATQPRRTNWDHKANWQNTPDTHMLAAEYGIEHGLTDREKHCGDH